In Hemicordylus capensis ecotype Gifberg chromosome 17, rHemCap1.1.pri, whole genome shotgun sequence, the DNA window cttcagccctttctttTGGCCCCCATGCCATCCTGCATAACTAGATCCCAGTCCTAAGTATGTGTGattgcattcccccccccttcttcttcccttggCATCCTTTCCTCTTCCCAGGGGCCTCATTGCAACCTCAGTGGGGCAAGGGCTTGTCTTTAGTGCTTATGCTGAAAAGCACCACGGATATGTTGTTGTTTatgcctcttgctgctgctttctctctgtATGATTGGGTTTTTTAGGGTGCTTTGGAGAATGTGTTTACACtgtttgataacttttgttgttttgtttctgGAATCTAATTGCATTTTGTAATTGCGTAGTGTATTGTTTTTGGAAGCCTCCGTGAACCACTGGGAAAGGCCGGGTAacaatcctttaaaaaacagcaacaattGGTCACTGCTGGGCACGGCCTTTTTGCTGCTTGATCTGGAGCCCAAACCCGGTACTGCCCATCGCAGCTTGCGAAAAGGTGTATGCAGGCCCTGAGACGCCAGCGCACTCCCCGTCACGGGCGAAAGATTCCTTCTGACTTCCTGTAACGTCGTTTCTCTCtcagaaatggaagcagctgtcCCGTCTCCAGCGGAGCGTGATCCTCTTCCTGTTTGCCTTTCTGGCGGTCTGCGGTGTCATCACATACGCAAACATGGCTGAACCCTGGAAGAGTAGGTCCCCAACCTTTGGCTTCCGTGTCCAAACTTGAGCTTAATCATTAATTGCATTAATGAATCATTTTAAATTAGTAGCCATCCCGGGCAGGtctgctcagaagtaagccccactgggtCCCGGTGGGCTTACTAACCGTGTTTAGGTGTGTGGCCTTGGCTGATAAAAAGGCAGGGTCACCTGAATGCCGCGAAGGGCACCTTGTGGTCAGCAGGGCAAAGTTAAAGATGACCTCTTCTGTTTTTTCGAGGGAGCTCTAGTTGTGGAAGTGGGAACGAATTTTAGATGGTGGTTATTATACGGAGACAGCAGTTGAAAGGGACATAAGCCAGATATTAGGACCCAAAATACCAGGAAGCCTGTTGCTGAACATTTTACTTTtcccagacataggaacataggcagctgccatgcactgagtcagacccttggtccatgtagctcagtactgtcctcacagactggcagcaggaaggattccctctcagccctctgtgccagggagggaacctagaaccttttgcatgcaagcatagagaggctcttcccagagcggccccatctcctaaggggaagatcttccaggaattagcaaaggggacaattcatgcttactaccacaagaccagctctccgctgcCATAAGGTCGCAGCCGCTGTGAAACAGCTGAACCAGAACATATAATAAAACTTGATTATGTCAGTCTCTTTTGAataggaattttatttatttattgttgagttTATATACCTCCTCTCATTGAAAATAACCCCAATGTGGTTtacaatctaattaaaaaccatgTGCAGTTAATGCACAATTAAAAGCACAAGCGTtagatttaaatataaaaataataagctATGGATGTTATGCACATTACAGAGACACGGAGTGGGCAATTTATCTCCTTTGCTACGTGGTATGCGTAAAACCACTGATGCATTGTTGATGTCTCTTTAAATGTTTACAGAAGGCTGGTCCTTACCTGCCTGTGACTGACCATCCTTGCTGCATCTGAGTGGGCGGGTTATAACCCATGAAGGCTCAAGCATTAAAATATTTGTTAGTTTAAAGGGTGCCGCCTTCCTCTTTTTAAAGTCAAACGATTAGTCTATTGTGCGCCCAGCTCTGCAGTCTCTTTCACATCACGGCCCCCAGGAAAAACCAGCCCTgaacctttttgcattcaaagtGTGGTGGTGGGAGTCACAGGCACACACGGAGTGCCTTTGCTAGCCCaggactgctgctgcttttgtggaAGCGTGTTGTGTAGGCGTGACGTTCACTGCAGTCACTTGCTCTCCACAGGCCTAACCAGCAGAGCCTCGGAGGAGCAGAAGGCCGACCAGGAGGTCCCTGGCTTGAAACCAGCCAACCAGGCTGTTCTGCCGATACCCAAGAAAGCGGACGCCAACCTTGGGGATTACCCAGATTTTTCACTTCAAGTAATGCATGTTTTCTTCTACCTTTTTGTGAGCGTTGACAGGATTGGGGTAGGCGGGAATAGCAGCCTGACACACAGGGTGGGTTCGTATCCTGCGGCTGGCACCTTCTTGGTGCTACGTTGGCCATCTTAGAACTGTCCATGTTTTCTGGTCCTTGGAAGAACTCTTGCCAGTTgcagaacttaggaagctgccatatactgagccagacccttggtccatctagctcaggattgtctacccagactggcagcggcttctccaaggttgcaggcaggcgtctctcccagccctacctggagatgctgccagggagggaacttggaaccttctgctcttcccagagcggctccatcccctgaggggaaggatcttccagtgttcaaacatcaagtctcccattcacatgcaaccagggcagacccttcttagtaaaggggacaattcatgcttgctgccacaagacgagctctccacCCCTAGAAGACTTAGGGGCACATCCTGCTCACTGTGGGACCCTGCCCAGGGCTGTTGGGGGTCATTACTAGCCATCAGACTAGTCCACCATAAAACAAGGAAGCAAGCCACACACACGGAAAGTTAAGAAGCATTGCAAATTGTTACAGAAATCCTCTGCTAaatgagcaaggaggcacctttttaaagtggtgattctctttattgagtaaggggagagcaattggccgattccctccagtggctgttgctggtttattgctatcttacatttcttttttcgATTGCAagtcctttggtgacagggagtcattttacttatttgtatctatgtaaaccgctttgggaacctgagttgaaaagcagcctataaatattcatcatactgGTAAATCCCGACACCAGGGAGACACCCAAACTCTGCACTGGTCCATAATCTGTAACCCATAGCATTTTCCTCAGCTTTGAAATGGAGTATTAATGCTTGCGCAAGAACTTTTGCTGTCCTAAATGTGACATCCTTGATAGTATCTGTCAGCAAAAACGAGAAGTTATCTTGAGGAGGATACCCCCCACCTTTGAAGTGCATGGATGGATGCACTTTGCACAGAAGTCTTTGTACCTCTGGCATTCAGATACAAAGTGGAAGAGACCTTCAGGGAACCGGAGATTGCAAATTTCAAACGGTTAAAAAGAGGGAGTGAAGTCTTCTGTGCCCGGGGGCCATTTCAGCTCCCAAAGGCAAACGGGAGAATCTCCGTCTGTTAACAACCTTCGTTGATCCAATGCTGCATTTGTGAGGCATCACGATGGTTTTGCTTTGCTTCCTCTGCCCTTTAGAAACCCCCCAAGCAGCTTCCTGGCCGGCGGGGACCCCCCCATCTGCAGATCCGACCACCTCAGAAAGACACGACGAAGACCCAAGAGGAAGCAGCCAAAGTGGAGCAGGAACCTGCCCAGGTGGAGAGAGAGCACAAAACGGAGAAGTCCGTCATCAGGCAGGTTGACGTGCCGCTGGCCTCCAGTGtcaaccaaggcaaaccctgctttgcACAAGGGAACCTTCATGCTTCTTGCCGCCAGACCAGCTCCAGCTGCAGACCGAGGAAAAGGAGGCGCCGTGGCAATCCTGGGGCCAGGGGTTGGGTTTTGGGGGTGGCACCGGAGGGCACCAGGAGATGCTTCCAGTCCTGGTTTATCTTGCTGGTTGTCTGTCGCAGGTCTGTTGCCGTATCGGCAGCacttagctgtgtgtgtgtgtgtgtgtctgtgcccaGCGTTGTTGAAGGATCTGTCCTTTGCAGGTGGCGAGGAGCCGTGATTGATACGGAGCAGAGCCCGGAACCCCCTTCCCGCAAAGTCAAGGAGCCGGACAAACCTTCGCCGGCCGTGTCCGAAGAGCCCAAAGAGCCAGGTCAGAGCAGAGCCCCGCAGCCTCGGCTCTCTCCTCCCCTGCACGCCCAGCCCTTGTGGGGTTTCCTCTCGTGCCCCCCCGGCAGACTCGTGGTCCCTGTCTGGAATATGCAGATGCTTGCCCTGGGATAGGCGGCCTTGGCTTCCCAGCCCTGGtggagctacaactcccatcatgggccCCGGTTGCCTGCCTCTGAGCTAGCGTGGGGTCCCGGGCCCTGGCCGCCGTGACGGGGCTTTCCAGAggctgttgactgcaactcccagcatccacagccaaagggcgttgcagctggggatgctgggagttgtagtccagggcCTCTGGGAACACACTGGTCCCAAGACCTTGCAGATCTGCAGCATggcccctcttgccccactccagGTGCTGTGACTGTCCCTGcgtggagggaaagggagggcctGGGACGGGGGTGGGCCATCGTGGCTCTGCAgcgggggctgatgggagttgtagtccagcagctgctggagAGCTCGGGCTGCCTCCCCCTGGTCCGGAGGGCCCCTTGGTTTCGGGGTGGCGGCCTTGCTGCCCCGCAGCTGaccctcccgccccccacccctcagTGCCCCTCAACGAGCGCCAGCTGGCCGTGATCGAAGCCTTCCGCCATGCCTGGAAGGCCTACAGAGAGTTCTCCTGGGGCCACGACGAGCTCAAGCCCGTCTCCAAGTCGTACGGCGAGTGGTTCGGCCTGGGCCTGACGCTCATCGACGCCCTGGACACCATGTGGATCCTGGGCCTGAAGGCAGGTGGGTCTTCCCGaggcggcccccccccccgctgtgccAGTGGCCCTGCCTGGGGGGCGTGGGGAGGCGGGAGGGGGGTTTCTTCCTTTGGCTGCAGAAGGGCAGGAGAGTGGCCGTGTGGCCAGAAGGGGCTGGGAGGTGCAGATGGCCTCTGCTTCGGCGTGGCTGGGGGCGCGTGGCCATTCCGGACCCCCAGCGCAGCACACCAGGTGGGCCTAGCCACGGGAGGGGCTGCACCTTCGGGGCCCCCTGAGCCAGGACTGGCCCGCTGGCATCCCAGGGAGGGACGGCTTGCTCCGCATGGCTCCACAGACCCGTCCTGCtcggagctgctctgggatggCCCCCGGGACTCCCCGTGGCTGGGGCTAGGCCGGCCGGGTGGCCGGCACAGCTGCTCCCCTCGGGCAGCTCTGGAAGCTGCcgcctactgagccagacccttggcccgTCGAGCGCAGGACGGCCTACTCCGACTGGCAGCCGCTTTCCAAGGCTTCAAGCAGGAGTCCCGCCCGGCCccacccggagatgctgccagggaggggacctggggccttctgcactgGGGCTTATGGCCCCATGaccccctgagggggatatcccGACAGTGCTGACACCTGCAGTCCCCcctccaaatgccaaccagggcagagcctgctgagCCAGggggaccattcctgcttgctgccccaagaccagctgcCCTCCTTCTCAATGCCGACGTGCCGCCCTCTCCCCCAGAATGCCGCTGCTTGTCCCCTGTCCGAGGGCACCGTccctaacccccccacccccccacccccgggctttCAGGTTGTGTGGGCTgaccctgtgcccccccccctctgGTGCAGAGTTCCAGGAAGCCCGGGCCTGGGTCGCCACCCACCTCAACTTCGACAAGAACGTGGACGTCAACCTTTTTGAGAGCGCCATCCGCATCCTGGGCGGCCTGCTGAGCACCTACCACCTCTCCGGGGACAGCCTCTTCCTCGAAAAAGCCGTGAGTGGGGCCCCTGCCCCTCCCGGTCCCAGGGCAAAGGCCCTGCCCAGCCCCCTGCCTGTTTCCCCCGCGGGTGGCGGATGATGGCGCTGCTGTTCCCCCGGCAGAAATATCCGAGGTGGCTTGGAGGGGGAAGAAGCCGCGAGCGGAAGCGTCACAGGGAAGAAGAATAGGAGACGGCCAAAGCCGAGGATTTGGGGGCTGGGGCCACAGGGCAGTGgcggagcctctgcttggcatgcaggggggtcccggttccctccctggcggcggcagcagcagcagcatctccggggagggctgggagggattcttgcctgaaactctggagagctgctgccagtcagggtagacaatcctgagcttgatgggccaaaggtttgactgggtataaggcagctgcctgtgtttgctgcctgggagcatctccaagtagggcggagagagactcctgcctgcaaccttggagaagccgctgccagtctgtgaagacaagactgagcgagatggaccgatggtctgactcagtagacggcggcttcctctgtccctataaCTTCTCTCTCTATCTCATTCATATGTCTGTTGTGAATTCTTTCTTGGCTCTTCAGAAAGACATAGGGAGCAGGCTCATGCCGGCCTTCAACACCCCGTCCAAGATCCCCTTTTCAGACGTCAACATCGGCCGGGGCACGGCCCACCCTCCTCGCTGGACGTCTGACAGCACCGTGGCCGAAGTCACCAGCATCCAGCTGGAGTTCCGGGAGCTCTCCCGCCTCACCGGTGAAGAGAAGTTCCAGGTATCGGTGGAGCCCTTGGCTCCCGCTCGGAGGCTGGGGCCTCTTTCCCTTCCTGATGCCCCGGGCAAGGTCTTTCAGGGACTTGAGCCAGGAGAGCTGATTGGTGCTCCCTTGTTCAGGAGCAGTCTATCTCTGAATGCCTGGTGCTAGGGACCGCCGGGTGCTGTTGCCTTCCCACCCTCCCTGCGGTCTTCCTGGGACCATCCCGCTGGCCGTGGTCAAAAGCTGAACGCAGCGGAGAGAtccttcagcctttccccctgcccctcaGAATCCAGCCCACGGCAACCCCTCGCTGCTTGTTTCTTCCCGCAGAACGCCGTGGACGGAGTGATGAAGCACGTCCACACCCTCCCCGGCAAGAACGACGGCCTGGTGCCCATGTTCATCAACACCAACAGCGGGCAGTTCACCCACCTGGGGGTCTACACCCTGGGGGCCCGAGCAGACAGCTACTACGAGTACCTGCTCAAGCAGTGGATCCAGGGGGGCAAGAAAGAAAACGAGTGAGTCCCGGCTCTCTCCTCGTGCTTCCTCTTGGTCCGCTGCACAAGGAGGAGAGCCGCCGGCGTGGAAGCTGAAGCCCTCCGTGTGCTGAGTGGTCTGGGAGTCTGATTGTGCCTAGctgtaaagggtgtgtgtgtgtgggtgggtgtttagCAACCGTGTGCCAAAGGGGCAGGATGTCAATATTTCAAATCAATAAATGACGGATCCCGCTGCAGATAGgtatataccgctttccagcAAAGCTCTCGAAGCCGTTTGCCCGGAAAAATAAACAACcgaaagatgcttccctgtcctgaaagggctccCAGGCTAAAGAGAAACGTGAAATAgacagcagcagccgcagcgACTGGAGGGGTgcttgggctgggctgggctgggctgggcgccTGCCCGGCTGGCTGCCTTTTGCACGTCCGCTACTCACAAGACTTTAATGACCCTCCTAAGCTGGgtccctttttctttcctttccttgcttCAGAGGGTGGAGGGTGGAGCTTGGCACGGGATGGATGCACATCCGATAAAAGCAGTGGTGACCGTTGGCACGCCTGCTGCTGTTAAACTACATCCCCCATCAGTGGATGTGAAGGGCGCAGATAAGAATGGCCTCTTGCCTCGGCTCTCCCAGCAGCCGCAGACGTAAAAACTGCCGTGTGTTCACCCGGCAGGCTCCTGGAAGACTACGTGAAAGGCATCGAGGGGGTGAAGATGCATCTTCTCCGGAAGTCCCAGCCGAAAAGGCTGACCTTCGTCGGCGAGCTCGCTCACGGCCGCTTCAGCGCTAAAATGGTAACGCCAGGGAGGGCTTCTTCTCCCATGGCCCCTCTTCATGAGGCCTTGCGTGATCGCTGGTTCAGCAGAAAAGTCCTTCCAGCCAGGGGGCCGCCCTTTGAGGCTGCGCTCTCTGGCTGTGGTTGCCCCCagtcagatccttttctggcacacaggcaggaggagggaagcggGACCTTCTGCTCCTTGCCCTGGGAGATGGAGAGGGCAAGAAACCGGGGGAGCCCTGAGCGCCTGCTGCTCAGGAAGGGTCCCTGCTGTTTCTGGCCTTCTCAGGCGTGGAGAGGAGGGCGCTGGGGAGGATGGTCCTGTGGTTGTGAAGGGGGCCGTCGGGTCGGTgacgactcctggcgcccacagagccctgtggttgtcttgggtagaatacaggaggggttggccatggcctcctcccacgcagtgtgagatgatgatgcctttcagcatcttcctagatcgctgctgcccagtataggtgtttcccatcgaaatgtaccactggggattcgaagcggcaacctctggctctctaggcaagtgacttccccgctgtgccattgtggcagtgagcatggcttgtccccctagctaagcagggtccaccctggtttgcatttggatgggagtctgcatgtgtgaaccctgtaagagattccccacaggggatggagccgcgctgggtctgggaagagccgaaggttcccagttccctccctggcagcatctccgacgagatagggctgggagagagactcctgcctgcagccttggagaagccgctgccagtctgtgtagacaatactgagcttgatggacccagggtctgattcggtacatttcagcttcctctgttcctatgatgagatctgtgtggtgctgagtCCCCTACTTGCCAGAGGGCTGAGGGGAACTTGCCCCTGACAAGCAGGCAAGTGGCCTGCCCAAAGGTGACTTCATTAACCTGCTGGTATGAAGTGGTGCGGAAGAgtgtttctgagcatgtgcagagtccacTTTGCTCCCCCGCAGCGTAACCCAACTCCGTCCACGTCTGTCTCTGTCAGAGCGGCAGGCTGTGGGTCTTGAAAACAGACCTGCGTGGTAacttgctgctcctcctccaagctgGTCACGGCTTGGTGCTCTTCTCCCCGGAACTGCCTGGAGGAATTTTCCCGGCCGGTTCACATACGCGGTGCCTGTCGGTGTAGTGGCGCGGTGGTTTTCAAGCTGCTTTCTGGGGGGAGACGAGGTTTTGTTACTGATGGCCCGCCAACGCCCCACGGAGGCTGCCTGCCCCTCTGCTCCGTGCGTGGGCTTTGTGCCCAATGGACCAGGCTTCCTCAGCGGGAGGACGGAGGTGGAAGCAGTTCCCGGAAGGCAGCCGCTCTGCACAGCGTCTTGGGGGAGGCTGCTCCCTCTCACTCCCCCCGTGAcacgtgtgtgtgttttgtgcagGACCACCTGGTCTGCTTCCTGCCGGGGGCCCTGGCTCTCGGGGCTCACAACGGACTCCCCGCCGATCACATGGACCTGGCCCTGGAGCTGGCGGAAACCTGCTACCAGATGTACGCCCAGGTCGAGACGGGCCTGAGCCCCGAGATCGTCCACTTCAACATGCACGCCCAGAAGGACCAGAAGGACGTGGAGATCAAGGTGAGCAGCTCCGCGGGCGGCCTCGGCGGCCTCCGCGCTCCCCCCTTCCCATCGCAGGCTGCTCCTCCTGAGCGTTCTCTCCTGAAAGAAACCCTCCTGCCTCCGGTGCGATCTCTGGATGGGGCCCCtctagctcaggggcagagcctctgcttggcatgcagaaggtccctggttccctccccggcagcatctccagacagggctgggagagagattcctgcctggaaccctggagaagctgctgccagtcagtgcagacaatcctgagctagatggcttaagggtctgactcggtggcaGGCAGCCTCCTGTGAAACTGCTCCTTCCTCGAATCCTTTTATCCTtgtgtcttcctcccccagaCTGCCGACAGACACAACCTCCTGCGCCCAGAGACGGTGGAGAGCCTTTTCTACCTCTATCGCTTCACTGGCGACAAGAAGTACCAGGACTGGGGCTgggaaatcttggagagcttcAATAAGTACACCCGGGTAAAGCCAGCCTCCCGGCTGTTGTGCCTGCTTTGGAAGGGCCTAGATctggggcgggtgggtgggtggggcgctCTTGTGTGTTGCAACTGCTTCTCAGCTGGCAGGAAGGATGTGCTGTGAACATCCAAGAGGCCAGAGCGCAGGGCCTgcctgggaggagggagagaggtctACGAAGGGCTGTTAGCCACGACGGCTGAATGGAACCTCCGTGTCCGGAGTGGTCTACCTGTGAatgccagtggcaggggagcagcagcaggagagagggcgcgccttcatctcctgcttgtgggcttctcagagacgtctggtgggccactgtgcgaaacaggaggctggactagatgggcctccttgggcctgatccagcaggcagtTCTTACGGGCTGAATCCTCCccaccctgagctccttttcACCACGATTGGGGAGACGTGGGGGAACTTGGCAAAGGGGGAACTTGGCAAAGGGGGCATGTCCGTACGGGCCCTCTAGACGTATCGGCCCTCTCGGTGTCCTCCCGTCCAGGTCGCTACAGGCGGCTACACGTCCATCAACAACGTCCAGAGCCCCAGCAACCCGGAGCCGAGAGACAAGATGGAGAGCTTCTTCCTGAGCGAAACCCTCAAGTACCTTTTCCTGCTCTTCTCGGACGACGTCGACCTGATCAACCTGGACAAGTACGTCTTCAACACGGAGGCTCACCCGCTTCCTATCTGGCCGTCGGCATAAAGGGGACGGGGGCACACGCCATCTCCCCCGGCCTTGACCGCGCCCCGACCCGTTGGGGTCCGGAGAGAGAAAGGCGCAGGATGTTGTGGGTGCGTTTCCCGCCAGGCGGCGCCTCGGAAAGGAGGCTTGGGTGGCCCAGGGGAAGCGTCCAGCCCAGCCGCCGCCGTCTGCCCTTGTGTCGTCTCTCCCCTTCGCCACCAAGACTTGGGCACGGAAGCCAGGGATGGCCAGTGGCTTTCTTGCAGTGAGGGGGAGGAGCCCCGCCTACgccagggctggtgggcgaggcAGGGCTGGTGTCGGCCCTGCCGAGATCCACCGCCTTGTAGATTGCTTTGGGTCTGAGGAGGCTCCTTCAGGTATGCCAAGAACCCCCCCGGCCGTCTAACATCATTCCATTTGTATGCGCCTTTCCGATGTCCGCAGGGTAGAGGCAATAAACCGGAGAAATTGATACTTTCATTCCAGATCAAACATGCAGCTTGTCGGTGGTTCGCCAGTCTCATTCCAagccccggggtgtgtgtgtgtgtttcctgccatgtcgcccccccccccacacccctggcAAAACGACAGACTTAACGTTTCAGAAGCGTTGCCCAGGGCGGCGTCTTAATTTTTGCAGAGCACTTTGAATAATCTGGGGGCGCCTGTTCCCGTCGGTGAATTGTGGAGAAGCCCAGTGCAGAGGTGGCTGGTTTGGGTGGAAAGTAGCATCTGTCGtgagataaatatatatatatatattttcttaacTTATCTGCAGAGATGCAGGGAGAGAAtgtgaaaagaaacaaaaacgcaggttctttaaaaaaaaaaagtttatgtATATTGCTATATCAGTGATGTTTTTGGCTCAGGTATTCCGACTGGAAGCTGCTTCCGGAAGCTAATCTGCAGGAAACCTTAATAATGTGAGGGGATAACGGTTTCCTCCCCTGGCTTGGAACCCACCCCTGAAATAAGCGGAGGACTTTCCAGTGTGGAGGCCTTATTTTGTCTCGTGTTGGGGGCGTGGAAAGCGGCATCCAGGCTTGGTTCCTCTTTCTGCAGAGGGTAGCTGAATTCAACAGGGACGTTTCCTGCAGAGCAGGCTGGACAGCAAGTCTCCCGTCTGGTAGGCAATGGACAGAGAGAGCAGCTTGGTTCCTGGGCACGTCTTGGAGGCAGTATAAACCCAGAAGggcaggtggagagatcacccgGGGGCCTCTTCAGAGAGCGACCCAGGAGGCACCAACCCCGTAAAAGTGCAGACACCAAAGTTTTAAATCACCCAGACGAGTTTCGAGGCCCCGGCAGCTTTTCTTAGGGGGAAAGGTGAGGCTGTTGGGAATCTCTGGCGTGCTTGCAGTTCTGATGCCGCTCTTCCTTGGGGTTTTCTGGGCCGCTGCTGCCCGGCTCCGGGGTTGGAGCCAGTTAGGGGTCTCGTGCATCAGTGTGACTGCAAGCAGAGAAGATcccctccaccagtgttccctctaacaggggttccccgATGTTGCCGAGTACAACTCccctaattcccagccaaaggccactgcagctgggaatgctgggagttgtagtcaacaacatctgggaactcctgttagaggggacaATGCTCTCCGCCCCCAAACCCTGCTTGGCCTGGCTCTGCCGGGGCTGCTCCCCTCTTGTGCTAATGCTTTTCAGCAGGCGATGTAAAAAATTCAGAACGTGCATGGTGTGgcggtgcctgtctctgtgcttGTGGTTGCACCGTTGGTGGTGTTCCAGTTGCCTcgcacctcccctcccctcctgcagatggGTTGTTTTTCAGGTCTCTGCCGCCCTCCCTACCTCCGGAGGACACGGACTTGAGGGCGGACTCTCAGCCCTCGTCCCTCTTCAGGCCGGACTGAGCCACACCCTCTCTTGAGTTTCCCGTGCCAACGTGGCTGCTTCGGGTTGCACTGAGCCACTCAGTGGTCTTTCAGCACTAGGGGCATGATCCCccgggaagttctcctgcacccACACCCTTGAACCAAACAAGAGCACAGTTGGGGCTGGTGCAGGAGACCTTCCCTTCGGAtcgtgcctcctcctcctcctcctcatttcaaGACGATAACAGTAGCTTGCCGAGAGTATTCCGTGATTCCTGTTGGGAACGGTGCCTCCCTCGGCAGAGATGCCTGTATCCTGGGCACAAGGGAAACGGCAGCCCTGAAGCTTCGGCAGGCCATAGAGCAAGAGCAGTGTCGCTGCCAAGGGTGCAGCTTCGGAGGCCCCCAGTTCCaatcccacccctgcccccaacttCTTAGGGGGCTGCTTTTCTGCCCCCTTAGCCTCCACCACAGCAGCCTCGCCTTGCAGGGGTGCCATAAGAACTGCTGAGAGAAAAGAGGAAACAGGAAGTGCTTTGAGAGCCCTCCAAAATGAAATCAAGCAATATCGGGGCTGGAGGTTGTCACCGTCTGTTTCCTGCCCTGGCCACGGGCTTTGCGAGGCGTGCACCGTAGAGCAGCAcatcctgttcccagcagcctccccccccgccacgggCTTGCTGGCTCGGCCGCGGCCACAAAGCGCCAACCGAACCGGCGTCTCGGATTCGGGACGCTGCGTCCCTCTTCCCCGCCCCCTCCGTGGAAGTGCACCCTGGAATTGAAAAGCCATATCCTGAAGCCGGGCCATCGCCCCCCTTGCTGGGCGGCTGCCCTGGTGCCTTCTGCAGACGATGGGAACGAGAGGGGGTAGTCAGGAAACGGCCCCCGAGGCTTCCAAGCCAGAGGGTGGCTGAGCCAGCCTAGCCGGAGTGAGATTTCTGGGCCACACCAGC includes these proteins:
- the MAN1B1 gene encoding endoplasmic reticulum mannosyl-oligosaccharide 1,2-alpha-mannosidase isoform X1, which produces MYSASPPPRRDFISVTLGGVEGGGYNNSKAWRRRSCLRKWKQLSRLQRSVILFLFAFLAVCGVITYANMAEPWKSLTSRASEEQKADQEVPGLKPANQAVLPIPKKADANLGDYPDFSLQKPPKQLPGRRGPPHLQIRPPQKDTTKTQEEAAKVEQEPAQVEREHKTEKSVIRWRGAVIDTEQSPEPPSRKVKEPDKPSPAVSEEPKEPVPLNERQLAVIEAFRHAWKAYREFSWGHDELKPVSKSYGEWFGLGLTLIDALDTMWILGLKAEFQEARAWVATHLNFDKNVDVNLFESAIRILGGLLSTYHLSGDSLFLEKAKDIGSRLMPAFNTPSKIPFSDVNIGRGTAHPPRWTSDSTVAEVTSIQLEFRELSRLTGEEKFQNAVDGVMKHVHTLPGKNDGLVPMFINTNSGQFTHLGVYTLGARADSYYEYLLKQWIQGGKKENELLEDYVKGIEGVKMHLLRKSQPKRLTFVGELAHGRFSAKMDHLVCFLPGALALGAHNGLPADHMDLALELAETCYQMYAQVETGLSPEIVHFNMHAQKDQKDVEIKTADRHNLLRPETVESLFYLYRFTGDKKYQDWGWEILESFNKYTRVATGGYTSINNVQSPSNPEPRDKMESFFLSETLKYLFLLFSDDVDLINLDKYVFNTEAHPLPIWPSA
- the MAN1B1 gene encoding endoplasmic reticulum mannosyl-oligosaccharide 1,2-alpha-mannosidase isoform X2; translated protein: MYSASPPPRRDFISVTLGGVEGGGYNNSKAWRRRSCLRKWKQLSRLQRSVILFLFAFLAVCGVITYANMAEPWKSLTSRASEEQKADQEVPGLKPANQAVLPIPKKADANLGDYPDFSLQKPPKQLPGRRGPPHLQIRPPQKDTTKTQEEAAKVEQEPAQVEREHKTEKSVIRWRGAVIDTEQSPEPPSRKVKEPDKPSPAVSEEPKEPVPLNERQLAVIEAFRHAWKAYREFSWGHDELKPVSKSYGEWFGLGLTLIDALDTMWILGLKAEFQEARAWVATHLNFDKNVDVNLFESAIRILGGLLSTYHLSGDSLFLEKAKDIGSRLMPAFNTPSKIPFSDVNIGRGTAHPPRWTSDSTVAEVTSIQLEFRELSRLTGEEKFQNAVDGVMKHVHTLPGKNDGLVPMFINTNSGQFTHLGVYTLGARADSYYEYLLKQWIQGGKKENELLEDYVKGIEGVKMHLLRKSQPKRLTFVGELAHGRFSAKMDHLVCFLPGALALGAHNGLPADHMDLALELAETCYQMYAQVETGLSPEIVHFNMHAQKDQKDVEIKTADRHNLLRPETVESLFYLYRFTGDKKYQDWGWEILESFNKYTRVATGGYTSINNVQSPSNPEPRDKMESFFLSETLKYLFLLFSDDVDLINLDKLCTGDRGDEPLPRW
- the MAN1B1 gene encoding endoplasmic reticulum mannosyl-oligosaccharide 1,2-alpha-mannosidase isoform X3, whose product is MLFFLRGWLHFSLPRRFRNQTKWKQLSRLQRSVILFLFAFLAVCGVITYANMAEPWKSLTSRASEEQKADQEVPGLKPANQAVLPIPKKADANLGDYPDFSLQKPPKQLPGRRGPPHLQIRPPQKDTTKTQEEAAKVEQEPAQVEREHKTEKSVIRWRGAVIDTEQSPEPPSRKVKEPDKPSPAVSEEPKEPVPLNERQLAVIEAFRHAWKAYREFSWGHDELKPVSKSYGEWFGLGLTLIDALDTMWILGLKAEFQEARAWVATHLNFDKNVDVNLFESAIRILGGLLSTYHLSGDSLFLEKAKDIGSRLMPAFNTPSKIPFSDVNIGRGTAHPPRWTSDSTVAEVTSIQLEFRELSRLTGEEKFQNAVDGVMKHVHTLPGKNDGLVPMFINTNSGQFTHLGVYTLGARADSYYEYLLKQWIQGGKKENELLEDYVKGIEGVKMHLLRKSQPKRLTFVGELAHGRFSAKMDHLVCFLPGALALGAHNGLPADHMDLALELAETCYQMYAQVETGLSPEIVHFNMHAQKDQKDVEIKTADRHNLLRPETVESLFYLYRFTGDKKYQDWGWEILESFNKYTRVATGGYTSINNVQSPSNPEPRDKMESFFLSETLKYLFLLFSDDVDLINLDKYVFNTEAHPLPIWPSA